Proteins encoded in a region of the Benincasa hispida cultivar B227 chromosome 2, ASM972705v1, whole genome shotgun sequence genome:
- the LOC120070790 gene encoding class V chitinase CHIT5b-like, which translates to MALLKLLMCSVFVSLTLTSFSPARAAQMPPPVKAAYWPSWFSESFPPSAINTALFTHVYFAFLMPSNRSFTFDLPESTAAQLSQFTTSLRRKTPPVKTLFSIGGGGSDSALFARIASDAKSRQIFIDSSIKTARKFGFDGLDLDWEFPKDTTEMKYFADLITQWRKTIDREAKLTSRPPLLLSAAVYYASEFLINGERRSFPAAEISKSLDWINVMCFDYHGSWDTTATGAHAALFDPHTNLSSYYGLRSWISAGVPRNKMVMGIPLYGKSWTLKDPYVHGVGAPAVGVGPGDDGILTYVQVKEFNQKTGATVVYDIRTVSAYSYVNTSWVGYDDIKSTTTKVEFARANGLRGYFFWALSYDSVDWEISTQASNAWVDDQY; encoded by the exons ATGGCGCTTCTCAAATTGCTGATGTGCTCTGTTTTTGTTTCCCTGACCTTAACTTCTTTCTCCCCTGCCCGAGCTGCCCAGATGCCGCCGCCCGTCAAGGCGGCTTATTGGCCGTCTTGGTTTTCAGAATCTTTCCCACCTTCCGCCATTAACACCGCTCTGTTTACCCATGTGTATTTTGCCTTTCTCATGCCAAGTAACCGTTCGTTTACTTTCGACTTGCCGGAATCTACGGCGGCGCAGCTTTCCCAGTTTACCACTTCTCTGCGGCGGAAGACCCCACCGGTAAAAACTCTGTTTTCAATTGGCGGCGGCGGTAGTGACAGTGCTCTGTTTGCTCGTATCGCTTCCGATGCCAAATCTCGTCAAATTTTCATCGATTCAAGCATCAAGACAGCGAGGAAATTCGGATTTGACGGTCTAGATCTCGATTGGGAATTTCCTAAAGACACGACCGAGATGAAATATTTCGCCGATTTAATAACTCAGTGGCGGAAGACGATCGACAGGGAAGCAAAATTGACGTCACGCCCGCCGCTTTTGCTCTCTGCCGCCGTGTACTACGCGTCGGAGTTTCTGATTAACGGCGAGCGTCGCTCATTTCCGGCCGCGGAAATTTCGAAAAGCCTTGATTGGATCAACGTCATGTGCTTCGATTATCATGGGTCATGGGACACGACGGCCACCGGAGCTCATGCCGCATTGTTCGACCCACATACGAATTTGAGCTCCTATTACGGGCTCCGGTCGTGGATCTCCGCCGGCGTGCCTCGGAACAAGATGGTTATGGGAATTCCTCTGTATGGGAAGTCTTGGACTTTGAAGGATCCGTATGTTCATGGCGTCGGAGCACCCGCCGTCGGTGTCGGTCCTGGCGACGACGGAATTCTCACATATGTTCAG GTAAAAGAATTCAACCAGAAGACAGGAGCGACCGTAGTATACGATATAAGAACCGTATCAGCGTATTCGTACGTAAATACTTCTTGGGTTGGATACGACGACATTAAGTCAACGACGACCAAGGTGGAGTTTGCTCGGGCAAATGGCTTACGTGGCTATTTCTTTTGGGCTCTCAGTTACGATAGTGTTGATTGGGAAATTTCAACTCAAG CTTCAAACGCATGGGTTGATGACCAATATTGA